A genomic stretch from Strongyloides ratti genome assembly S_ratti_ED321, chromosome : 1 includes:
- a CDS encoding Ribonuclease H1 produces MKIIMGYRRRRPKNVFTWWGNKCVVYTDGSCINNGRYNASAGIGVYWGENNRFNVGERYHGKQTSQAAELGAAIRALEIANERNFNGVILFTDSNYVYKSMTSWIYKWQINGWKDVNGRPLSNEELFQELYDLVQITNADIRKVSAHSNIEGNEEADALARFGAEQSDDDDDDDYYY; encoded by the exons ATGaag aTTATCATGGGTTATCGTAGAAGAAGAccaaaaaatgtatttacaTGGTGGGGTAATAAATGTGTTGTGTACACAGATGGATCATGCATAAATAATGGAAGATATAATGCTTCG gCCGGAATTGGAGTTTATTGGGGTGAAAACAATAGGTTTAACGTAGGTGAAAGATATCATGGGAAGCAAACAAGTCAAGCTGCTGAATTAGGGGCTGCTATAAGAGCTTTGGAAATTGCCAatgaaagaaattttaatggTGTAATTTTGTTTACAGATTCTAACTATGTATATAAATCTATGACAAGTTGGATTTATAAATGGCAGATAAACGGATGGAAAGATGTTAATGGCAGACCATTATCTAATGAAGAACTATTTCAAGAATTGTATGATTTAGTTCAAATAACCAATGCTGATATCAGGAAAGTTAGTGCTCATTCAAATATAGAGGGTAACGAAGAAGCTGATGCTTTAGCTAGATTTGGAGCAGAACAAtctgatgatgatgatgacgatgattattattattaa
- a CDS encoding Alpha tubulin-like protein, producing the protein MREVISVHIGQAGVQIGNACWELYCLEHGIQPDGTMPSEKTSGTADDSFTTFFSETSQGRYVPRAIMVDLEPSVVDEIRSGTYKKLFHPDQMITGKEDAANNYARGHYTVGKEIIDQTMDRIKRVADNCSGLQGFLVFHSFGGGTGSGFTSLLMERLSVDFGKKAKLEFSVYPAPQVSTAVVEPYNSILTTHTTLEHSDCSFMVDNEAIYDICRRNLGIVRPSYSNLNRLISQIVSSITASLRFEGALNVDLNEFQTNLVPYPRIHFPLATFAPILSADKAYHESLSVMEITNQAFQPENQMIKCSTQAGKYMAVCLLYRGDVIPKDVNASISHLKTKRSVQFVDWCPTGFKVGINYQPLTIPPGSDLAKVPRSVCMLSNTTAIVEAWARLNNKFDLMYSKRAFVHWYVGEGMEEGEFSEAREDLAALEKDYEEVGCDSNEGGDDEEY; encoded by the exons atg CGTGAAGTAATTTCAGTTCATATTGGTCAAGCTGGTGTTCAAATTGGTAATGCTTGCTGGGAGCTTTACTGTTTGGAACATGGCATTCAACCTGATGGAACAATGCCAAGTGAAAAGACATCAGGAACTGCTGATGATTCATTCACTACCTTTTTTAGTGAAACTAGTCAAGGTCGTTATGTTCCTAGAGCCATTATGGTTGATCTTGAGCCATCTGTTGTTGATGAGATTCGTTCAGGAACCTACAAAAAACTTTTCCATCCAGATCAAATGATTACTGGAAAGGAAGATGCTGCTAATAACTATGCAAGAGGACACTATACAGTAGGAAAAGAAATTATTGATCAAACAATGGACCGTATCAAGAGGGTTGCTGATAACTGTTCAGGTCTTCAAGGATTTTTAGTCTTCCATTCTTTTGGTGGAGGTACTGGATCTGGATTTACTTCTCTTCTCATGGAAAGACTCTCTGTTGATTTTGGAAAGAAAGCTAAATTAGAATTTTCTGTTTATCCAGCTCCACAAGTTTCAACTGCTGTTGTCGAACCATACAATTCAATCCTTACTACTCATACAACTCTTGAACATTCTGATTGTTCTTTCATGGTTGATAATGAAGCAATTTACGATATTTGTCGTAGAAATTTGGGAATTGTCCGTCCATCATATTCTAATCTTAACCGTTTGATCTCTCAAATTGTTTCTTCTATTACCGCTTCGCTTCGTTTTGAAGGAGCTCTTAATGTTGACTTAAATGAATTCCAAACTAATTTGGTTCCATACCCAAGGATTCATTTCCCATTAGCTACATTTGCTCCTATATTGTCTGCTGATAAAGCTTACCATGAGTCTCTTAGCGTTATGGAAATTACAAATCAAGCATTCCAACCAGAAAATCAAATGATCAAATGTTCCACTCAAGCTGGAAAATACATGGCTGTATGTCTTCTTTATCGTGGAGATGTCATCCCTAAAGATGTCAATGCTTCTATTTCTCATTTGAAGACCAAGAGATCAGTTCAATTCGTCGATTGGTGCCCAACTGGATTTAAAGTTGGTATTAACTACCAACCACTTACAATCCCTCCAGGTTCTGATTTGGCTAAGGTTCCAAGATCTGTTTGCATGCTTTCAAATACAACAGCTATTGTTGAGGCTTGGGCTCGTCTTAATAATAAGTTTGATCTTATGTACAGCAAGAGAGCTTTCGTTCATTGGTATGTTGGAGAAGGAATGGAAGAAGGTGAATTTTCTGAAGCTCGTGAAGATTTAGCTGCTTTAGAAAAGGATTATGAAGAAGTGGGATGTGATTCCAATGAAGGAGGTGATGATGAAgaatattga
- a CDS encoding Electron transfer flavoprotein subunit beta translates to MRVLVGVKNVIDYAVKIRVKPDKSGVVKDNVPHIMNPFCDIALEEAVKLKEAKKVKEITVMSLGTDKSSTILRTAMAKGADKGILVQVDQATNEKLEPIHVAKALAAIVKRDKYDCVILGKQAIDDDCNQTGQLLAGMLNWSQANFANKVEAKEGSMDVICEIDGGLQTVNVKMPAVITADLRLNTPRYATLPNIMKAKKKPLETVKPSDLGISIENQTEILEVNEPPTRSGGEIVPDVKTLVEKLREKGLIE, encoded by the coding sequence ATGAGAGTACTTGTTGGCGTTAAGAATGTTATTGATTATGCAGTAAAAATTCGTGTTAAGCCAGATAAAAGTGGAGTCGTTAAGGATAATGTACCTCATATCATGAACCCATTTTGTGATATTGCTCTTGAAGAGGCTGTTAAATTAAAGGAAGCTAAGAAAGTAAAAGAGATCACTGTTATGTCACTTGGAACTGACAAATCTAGTACCATTTTAAGAACAGCAATGGCTAAAGGTGCTGATAAAGGTATCCTAGTACAAGTTGATCAAGCCACAAATGAAAAATTGGAACCAATTCATGTTGCAAAAGCTCTTGCAGCCATTGTTAAGAGAGATAAGTATGATTGTGTTATTCTTGGAAAACAGGCAATCGATGATGATTGTAATCAGACAGGTCAATTACTTGCTGGAATGCTCAACTGGTCACAAGCTAATTTTGCCAACAAAGTTGAAGCTAAAGAAGGATCAATGGATGTTATTTGTGAAATTGATGGTGGTCTTCAAACTGTAAATGTTAAAATGCCTGCTGTAATTACTGCTGATCTTAGATTAAATACCCCAAGATATGCTACTCTTCCTAATATTATGAAGGCTAAGAAAAAACCATTAGAGACTGTCAAGCCATCTGACTTAGGTATTTCAATTGAAAATCAAACTGAAATTCTTGAAGTAAATGAACCACCAACAAGATCAGGTGGAGAGATAGTTCCAGATGTCAAAACATTAGTTGAAAAACTTAGGGAAAAAGGTCTTATTGAATAA